The following are from one region of the Corylus avellana chromosome ca1, CavTom2PMs-1.0 genome:
- the LOC132175752 gene encoding uncharacterized protein LOC132175752 → MGPPKMTAKAGRTISQEAFDDLVKENMDDLGMDPTEALQDAIQTLSLQGVDLSGIVTCVPGEGDVKENPVIQCVDRLKQLDSDLKDQISKKYLDEIVELLEKLTELCVVQGSGNVAIATRNGGVELLCSICSKIRNGCEQVLVSALKTLASLLLDLQSTETFRTSGGPTTVVGILNDYSQNLDILNNGFAVVAAASTGNEVLKESFMELKIAELIMRILSDPSGLSKGSIYSLYDTIRILLTPDDNRVVASQVYGYARNFAKIGVAGALVDSLHAGISSPGLVSASIALKAITVNDEICKSIAENGGIDAVLRCIDDSGEQGNKIVARACCSLLSKLAGSDANKTAIVEKGGMDRLIKLCARFSDDPSILQEVMSTISVLSLRSPENAARAIEAGAGDLAIQAMEKFPAAQQMQKNSCLMIRNLAVRNAENRTLLLSNGVEKYIRKAKQSHESCKDAASDALRDLGLDDYNL, encoded by the exons ATGGGCCCACCGAAGATGACGGCGAAGGCTGGGCGCACGATCTCGCAGGAGGCATTCGACGATCTGGTCAAGGAAAACATGGACGATCTCGGGATGGACCCCACCGAGGCTCTCCAGGACGCCATCCAAACCCTATCTCTCCAGGGCGTCGATCTCTCCG GGATCGTCACTTGCGTTCCAGGAGAGGGTGATGTGAAGGAAAACCCTGTGATACAGTGTGTGGATAGGTTGAAGCAGTTGGATTCTGATTTAAAGGATCAAATTAGCAAAAAATATTTGGATGAAATTGTGGAATTGCTTGAAAAGCTTACGGAGCTGTGTGTTGTCCAAGGATCAGGGAATGTGGCCATAGCGACAAGGAATGGCGGTGTGGAGTTGCTTTGTTCTATATGTTCGAAGATTCGAAATGGGTGCGAGCAGGTTCTTGTTTCAGCTTTGAAGACATTGGCGTCACTTCTTCTTG ATCTTCAGAGTACAGAAACATTTCGGACTAGTGGTGGACCGACGACTGTGGTGGGCATACTGAATGATTACAGTCAAAATTTAGACATCCTGAATAATGGTTTTGCGGTTGTTGCGGCAGCCTCAACTGGTAATGAGGTTCTCAAAGAGTCATTCATGGAGTTGAAAATTGCCGAGCTTATCATGCGAATACTGAGTGATCCAAGTGGGCTGAGTAAAGGCAGCATCTATAGCTTGTATGATACCATACGTATTCTGTTAACACCAGATGATAATCGTGTTGTGGCTTCTCAA GTTTATGGTTATGCACGAAATTTTGCAAAAATTGGAGTTGCAGGAGCTCTAGTGGACTCACTACATGCAGGAATTAGCTCACCTGGTCTAGTTTCGGCAAGCATCGCTTTAAAGGCCATTACCGTCAAT GATGAAATATGTAAATCCATTGCAGAAAATGGTGGTATTGATGCAGTTCTTCGATGTATTGATGACAGTGGTGAACAAGGCAACAAGATTGTTGCTAGAGCTTGCTGTTCTTTGTTATCCAAG TTGGCAGGAAGTGATGCAAACAAGACTGCCATTGTTGAGAAGGGAGGTATGGATAGGCTAATCAAACTCTGTGCCAGATTTTCTGATGACCCTTCTATCTTGCAAGAG GTAATGTCTACTATTTCTGTACTGTCCTTGAGATCACCAGAAAATGCAGCCCGTGCCATTGAAGCTGGGGCAGGGGACCTTGCTATTCAAGCCATGGAGAAGTTCCCTGCGGCACAACAAATGCAAAAAAACTCATGCCTCATGATCAGGAATCTTGCAGTTAGGAACGCAGAGAACAG AACTCTTCTCCTTAGTAATGGTGTTGAGAAGTATATAAGGAAAGCCAAGCAAAGCCATGAGAGCTGTAAGGATGCTGCAAGTGATGCACTGAGGGATCTGGGGCTTGATGACTACAACTTGTAA